The following are encoded together in the Naumannella cuiyingiana genome:
- the zwf gene encoding glucose-6-phosphate dehydrogenase, which produces MIDLSRANPLRDPQDRRLPRIAGPSVLVIFGVTGDLATKKLMPAVYDLANRGLLPPGFALVGFARRDWADQDFAEIVHDAVQKHARTPFREEVWQQLIDGIRFVPGDFDDDAAFAQLKQTIIELDESRGTGGNHAFYLSIPPRFFENVVDQLRRHGMADQDGGRWRRVIIEKPFGHDLESARDLNRIVSSVFPSSSVFRIDHYLGKETVQNMLALRFANQMFDPIWNNNYIDQVQITMAEDIGIGGRAGYYDGIGAARDVIQNHLLQLLALTAMEEPTSFDARQLRTEKQKVLAATRPPADIDAHTARGRYTRAWAGGRNVRGYLEEEGISPDSITETYAAIRVDIDNRRWAGVPFYLRTGKRLARRTTEVALGFKRAPHLPFDNTDTEELGANALVMRIQPDEGITLRFGAKVPGTQMEIRQVNMDFAYGGSFTESSPEAYERLILDVLLGDPPLFPQHEEVELSWQILDPILQHWENSGMPPQDYAAGSWGPMVADEMMARDGHVWRRP; this is translated from the coding sequence GTGATCGATCTGTCGCGCGCCAATCCGCTGCGCGATCCCCAGGACCGGCGGCTGCCCCGCATCGCGGGCCCGTCGGTCCTGGTGATCTTCGGCGTGACCGGCGACCTCGCCACCAAGAAGTTGATGCCCGCGGTCTACGACCTGGCCAACCGCGGGCTGCTGCCGCCCGGCTTCGCGCTGGTCGGGTTCGCCCGCCGCGACTGGGCCGACCAGGACTTCGCCGAGATCGTCCACGACGCGGTCCAAAAACACGCCCGGACGCCGTTTCGCGAGGAGGTCTGGCAACAACTGATCGACGGGATCCGGTTCGTGCCGGGCGATTTCGACGACGACGCGGCTTTCGCCCAGCTCAAGCAGACGATCATCGAGTTGGACGAATCGCGCGGCACCGGCGGCAACCACGCGTTCTACCTGTCGATCCCGCCCCGGTTCTTCGAGAACGTCGTCGACCAGTTGCGCCGGCACGGGATGGCCGACCAGGACGGCGGTCGCTGGCGCCGGGTGATCATCGAGAAGCCGTTCGGCCACGACCTGGAAAGCGCCCGTGACCTGAACCGGATCGTCTCCTCGGTGTTCCCGTCCAGTTCGGTGTTCCGGATCGATCACTATCTGGGCAAGGAGACCGTGCAGAACATGCTCGCGCTCCGGTTCGCCAACCAGATGTTCGACCCGATCTGGAACAACAACTACATCGACCAGGTGCAGATCACGATGGCCGAGGACATCGGCATCGGCGGCCGGGCCGGCTACTACGACGGCATCGGCGCGGCCCGCGACGTGATCCAGAACCACCTGCTGCAACTGCTCGCGCTGACCGCGATGGAGGAGCCGACCTCCTTCGATGCCCGGCAGTTGCGGACCGAGAAGCAGAAGGTGCTGGCAGCGACCAGGCCGCCGGCCGACATCGACGCGCACACCGCCCGTGGGCGCTACACGCGCGCCTGGGCCGGCGGCCGGAATGTCCGCGGCTATCTGGAGGAGGAGGGCATCTCGCCCGATTCGATCACCGAGACCTATGCGGCGATCCGGGTCGACATCGACAACCGCCGCTGGGCGGGGGTGCCGTTCTACCTGCGTACCGGCAAGCGGCTGGCCCGGCGTACCACCGAGGTGGCGCTCGGCTTCAAGCGCGCGCCGCACCTGCCCTTCGACAACACCGACACCGAGGAACTGGGCGCGAACGCGCTGGTGATGCGGATCCAGCCCGACGAGGGCATCACGCTGCGGTTCGGGGCGAAGGTGCCCGGCACCCAGATGGAGATCCGGCAGGTGAACATGGACTTCGCCTACGGCGGATCGTTCACCGAGTCCAGCCCGGAGGCCTACGAGCGGCTGATCCTCGACGTGCTGCTCGGCGACCCGCCGCTGTTCCCGCAGCACGAGGAGGTCGAGCTGTCCTGGCAGATCCTCGACCCGATCCTGCAGCACTGGGAGAATTCGGGTATGCCGCCGCAGGACTATGCCGCGGGAAGCTGGGGGCCGATGGTCGCCGACGAGATGATGGCCCGCGACGGGCACGTGTGGCGCCGGCCATGA
- the tal gene encoding transaldolase: MSEALQKLSDAGVSIWLDDLSRERITSGNLSDLIKNDSVVGVTTNPTIFAAALADGESYRDQVAQLKGDTVDEAIVLLTTEDVRNACDLFRETYEATDGVDGRVSIEVSPGLARDTNGTVEQARQLRDMVDRPQVLIKIPATKEGLSAITQTIAAGISVNVTLIFSLERYREVIDAYLTGLEQALEAGQPIDDIQSVASFFVSRVDTEVDKRLDEIGTPEAAALKGKAAVANARLAYQVFADSLRSERWQRLAEAGANPQRPLWASTGVKNPDYDDTMYVSELVAPHTVNTMPEKTLQAFADHGKVTGDTITPYYDDARRVLEQLADVGIDMADVTQVLEDEGVEKFAKSWDELVQTVQKALDAA; encoded by the coding sequence ATGAGTGAGGCACTGCAGAAGCTGTCCGATGCCGGCGTATCGATCTGGCTGGACGACCTGAGCCGCGAGCGGATCACCAGCGGCAACCTGTCGGATCTGATCAAGAACGACTCGGTCGTCGGGGTGACCACCAACCCGACGATCTTCGCCGCCGCGCTCGCCGACGGCGAGTCCTATCGCGACCAGGTCGCCCAGCTCAAGGGCGACACGGTCGACGAGGCCATCGTCCTGCTCACGACCGAGGACGTGCGCAACGCCTGCGACCTGTTCCGCGAGACCTACGAGGCCACCGACGGCGTCGACGGCCGGGTCAGCATCGAGGTCTCCCCCGGCCTGGCCCGCGACACCAACGGCACGGTCGAGCAGGCCCGCCAACTGCGCGACATGGTGGACCGGCCGCAGGTGTTGATCAAGATCCCGGCGACCAAGGAAGGGCTGTCGGCGATCACCCAGACGATCGCGGCGGGGATCAGCGTCAATGTCACGCTGATCTTCTCCCTGGAGCGCTATCGCGAGGTGATCGATGCGTACCTGACCGGCCTGGAGCAGGCGCTCGAGGCCGGTCAGCCGATCGACGACATCCAGTCCGTGGCCTCCTTCTTCGTGTCCCGGGTGGACACCGAGGTCGACAAGCGACTGGACGAGATCGGTACGCCGGAGGCCGCCGCCCTGAAGGGGAAGGCCGCCGTCGCCAACGCCCGGCTCGCCTATCAGGTGTTCGCCGACTCGCTGCGCAGCGAACGCTGGCAGCGGCTCGCCGAGGCCGGCGCGAATCCGCAGCGGCCGCTGTGGGCGTCCACCGGGGTGAAGAATCCCGACTACGACGACACGATGTATGTCAGCGAACTGGTCGCCCCGCACACAGTGAACACGATGCCGGAGAAGACGCTGCAGGCGTTCGCCGATCACGGCAAGGTGACCGGCGACACGATCACCCCGTACTACGACGACGCCCGCCGGGTGCTGGAGCAGCTCGCCGACGTGGGCATCGACATGGCCGATGTCACCCAGGTGCTGGAGGACGAGGGCGTGGAGAAGTTCGCCAAGTCGTGGGACGAGCTGGTGCAGACCGTCCAGAAGGCCCTGGACGCCGCGTGA
- the tkt gene encoding transketolase: MTSSSLKLPDDWTDVDAKAIDTVRVLAADAVQNVGNGHPGTAMSLAPAAYLLFQKYLRINPADPKWPGRDRFVLSAGHSSLTLYIQLFLAGFGLELDDLKALRTWDSKTPGHPEYGHTPGVETTTGPLGQGVGNAVGMAMAARREHGLFDPETSMGESFFDHHIYCIASDGDLEEGVSNEASSLAGTQRLGNLTLIWDDNAISIEDDTNIAFTENVQGRYEALGWHVQTVDWTNGGKGYTEDVPALAAALDEARKVTDRPSFIALKTIIGWPAPNLRGTGKAHGAALGEDEVAATKRELGFDPDKTFEVDPKVLEHTRAQVAEKGAAEQARWDADFATWREANPERAALWDRMAKRELPDGWDADLPTWDADEKGIATRKASAAVLQTFKDLPEIWGGSADLAESNNTPIDGEPSFLPTDRQTKMWEGNEFGRNLHFGVREHGMGAILNGITLHGGSRPYGATFLIFSDYMRPPVRLAALMKLPTIYVWTHDSIGLGEDGPTHQPIEQLANLRAVPGLDVVRPADANETAIAWRTALSHNDRPAGLALTRQNLPVFPRGVDGYAEASEVAKGAYTLLDTPDGSAPDVILVGTGSEVQYCVGARDQLAAQGVQARVVSMPCKEWFDEQDDAYRDSVFPADVLARVSIEAGVAQGWREIVGDFGEIISLDHYGASAAGSRLFTEFGFTADAVTDRAKKSIKNAADGVRRLARAAHGPVGPADAEAESGSDTPVG; this comes from the coding sequence ATGACCAGCTCCTCCCTGAAGCTTCCCGACGACTGGACCGATGTCGACGCCAAGGCGATCGACACGGTCCGGGTGCTCGCCGCGGACGCGGTCCAGAACGTGGGCAATGGCCACCCGGGCACGGCGATGAGCCTCGCGCCGGCGGCGTACCTGCTGTTCCAGAAGTACCTGCGGATCAACCCGGCCGACCCGAAGTGGCCCGGCCGCGACCGGTTCGTGCTGTCGGCCGGCCACTCCTCGCTGACGCTCTACATCCAGCTCTTCCTGGCCGGATTCGGGCTGGAGCTGGACGACCTCAAGGCGCTGCGCACCTGGGACTCGAAGACCCCGGGTCACCCCGAGTACGGCCACACCCCGGGCGTGGAGACGACCACGGGCCCGCTCGGCCAGGGCGTCGGCAATGCCGTCGGGATGGCGATGGCGGCCCGCCGCGAGCACGGCCTGTTCGATCCCGAGACGTCGATGGGCGAGTCGTTCTTCGATCACCACATCTACTGCATCGCCTCCGACGGCGACCTGGAGGAGGGCGTGTCCAACGAGGCGTCCTCGCTCGCCGGTACGCAGCGGCTGGGCAACCTGACCCTGATCTGGGACGACAACGCGATCTCCATCGAGGACGACACCAACATCGCGTTCACCGAGAACGTCCAGGGCCGCTACGAGGCGCTCGGCTGGCACGTGCAGACCGTGGACTGGACCAACGGCGGCAAGGGCTACACCGAGGACGTGCCGGCGCTCGCGGCCGCGCTCGACGAGGCCCGCAAGGTCACCGACAGGCCGAGCTTCATCGCGCTGAAGACGATCATCGGCTGGCCGGCGCCGAACCTGCGCGGCACCGGCAAGGCGCACGGGGCCGCGCTCGGCGAGGACGAGGTCGCCGCCACCAAGCGCGAGCTCGGCTTCGACCCCGACAAGACCTTCGAGGTCGATCCCAAGGTGTTGGAGCACACCCGTGCCCAGGTCGCCGAGAAGGGCGCGGCGGAGCAGGCACGCTGGGACGCCGACTTCGCCACGTGGCGCGAGGCCAATCCCGAGCGCGCGGCGCTGTGGGACCGGATGGCCAAGCGCGAGCTGCCCGACGGCTGGGACGCCGACCTGCCGACGTGGGACGCCGACGAGAAGGGCATCGCGACCCGGAAGGCCTCGGCCGCGGTGCTGCAGACCTTCAAGGACCTGCCGGAGATCTGGGGCGGCTCGGCCGACCTCGCCGAGTCCAACAACACCCCGATCGACGGTGAGCCGTCGTTCCTGCCGACCGACCGGCAGACCAAGATGTGGGAGGGCAACGAGTTCGGCCGCAACCTGCACTTCGGCGTGCGCGAGCACGGGATGGGCGCGATCCTGAATGGGATCACCCTGCACGGCGGCTCGCGCCCCTACGGCGCGACGTTCCTGATCTTCTCCGACTACATGCGCCCGCCGGTGCGGCTGGCGGCGTTGATGAAGCTGCCGACGATCTATGTCTGGACCCACGACTCGATCGGCCTCGGCGAGGACGGCCCGACCCACCAGCCGATCGAGCAGCTCGCGAACCTGCGCGCGGTGCCCGGCCTGGACGTCGTGCGGCCCGCCGATGCCAATGAGACGGCGATCGCCTGGCGTACCGCGTTGTCCCACAACGACCGCCCGGCGGGTCTCGCGCTGACCCGGCAGAACCTGCCGGTCTTCCCCCGCGGGGTCGACGGGTACGCCGAGGCGAGCGAGGTCGCCAAGGGCGCCTACACGCTGCTGGACACCCCGGACGGCTCGGCACCCGACGTGATCCTGGTCGGCACCGGCTCGGAGGTGCAGTACTGCGTCGGTGCCCGCGACCAGCTCGCCGCCCAGGGCGTGCAGGCCCGTGTCGTGTCGATGCCGTGCAAGGAGTGGTTCGACGAGCAGGACGACGCCTACCGCGACTCCGTGTTCCCGGCCGACGTGCTGGCCCGGGTCAGCATCGAGGCCGGCGTGGCGCAGGGCTGGCGCGAGATCGTCGGCGACTTCGGCGAGATCATCAGCCTCGACCACTACGGCGCCAGCGCCGCCGGCTCCCGACTGTTCACCGAGTTCGGCTTCACCGCCGACGCGGTCACCGATCGGGCCAAGAAGTCGATCAAGAACGCCGCCGACGGGGTACGCCGGCTCGCCCGCGCCGCCCACGGCCCGGTCGGACCGGCCGACGCCGAGGCCGAGTCCGGCTCCGACACCCCGGTCGGCTGA
- a CDS encoding FtsX-like permease family protein, which yields MIRLAARTFADRWPLFVGTVSAVTLGVAIVHAGMTIILGVEGAPPAGLAPEEAAAFRQSASAASTLTGMTVVLGGFLTIFVVASTLGFAVDQRRHDLAVLRLGGVTAGQVRRLLLVEAMLAALAGAAAGAVLGVVLAQVQRAILSGLGAFPPALAIPVRPELAALDVVVAVGVCLVGGWGVARRATRIAPLAALRRGPDERRVMTPGRWIGTAVFTALTVTQIFFAASAGGVLIPLLLGLGTVLTGSVAMSGLAPLVVPVLARALGALTGRSPVAGLAAANLRDAVRRTASCAAPMIVLVGLVMGLQGILDTQTRAAGTEADRLLRADLVATGDRVDADAVASIPGIAVASVQTRVPLTVRLGRDGIQTDSPGTVVAVDPVAFRATNAQQPARGDVSDFDARGIVFGPGLDSTMLADRYDTIEVLIDDRPVRLGEAARMGETLAGEDGFYLDRSIVPARLLDGPTTVVVQLLPGADAAAVGRALRAAGAADVRRPGEITPAENAAADAENRGVMAAIVGLGSGYALISVLSTLAISVGQRRGELATLRLAGLTRRQIVGATVGEALGAIAIGLVLGAVAAVLGLVGLWLATARVYGSPVIAIPWSLLAAITGLTALLTALTAVLAARSALRIPAIRALGTGE from the coding sequence ATGATCCGGCTCGCCGCACGCACCTTCGCCGACCGTTGGCCGCTCTTCGTCGGCACCGTGTCGGCGGTGACCCTGGGCGTGGCGATCGTGCACGCCGGGATGACGATCATCCTCGGCGTCGAGGGCGCGCCGCCGGCCGGCCTCGCCCCGGAGGAGGCGGCCGCGTTTCGTCAGTCGGCGTCGGCTGCGAGCACGCTGACCGGGATGACCGTCGTCCTCGGCGGTTTCCTGACGATCTTCGTGGTGGCGTCGACCCTCGGTTTCGCCGTCGACCAGCGGCGACATGATCTTGCCGTGCTTCGCCTCGGCGGGGTCACCGCCGGCCAGGTACGCCGGTTGCTGCTGGTCGAGGCGATGCTGGCGGCGCTCGCCGGTGCGGCGGCCGGGGCCGTGCTGGGGGTCGTCCTGGCGCAGGTGCAACGCGCCATCCTGAGCGGTCTCGGCGCCTTCCCGCCCGCGCTGGCGATCCCGGTCCGACCGGAACTGGCGGCGCTCGACGTCGTCGTGGCGGTGGGCGTCTGCCTGGTCGGCGGCTGGGGTGTGGCGCGGCGGGCCACCCGGATCGCGCCGCTGGCGGCGCTGCGCCGCGGCCCCGACGAGCGTCGCGTGATGACGCCCGGCCGGTGGATCGGCACGGCGGTCTTCACGGCGCTCACGGTGACCCAGATCTTCTTCGCGGCGAGCGCGGGCGGCGTACTGATTCCCCTGCTGCTCGGTCTGGGCACGGTGCTCACCGGGTCGGTCGCGATGAGCGGGCTGGCGCCGCTCGTGGTTCCCGTCCTCGCCCGTGCGCTCGGCGCGCTGACCGGCCGCTCCCCCGTCGCGGGGCTCGCCGCCGCGAACCTTCGTGACGCGGTCCGGCGTACCGCATCGTGCGCCGCGCCGATGATCGTCCTGGTCGGGCTCGTGATGGGCCTGCAGGGGATCCTCGACACCCAGACGCGGGCGGCCGGGACCGAGGCGGACCGGTTGCTGCGCGCCGATCTGGTCGCGACGGGGGACCGGGTCGATGCCGACGCGGTGGCGTCGATTCCCGGGATCGCGGTGGCGTCGGTGCAGACCCGGGTTCCGTTGACGGTCCGGCTCGGCCGCGACGGCATCCAGACCGATTCGCCGGGCACCGTCGTCGCTGTCGATCCGGTGGCCTTCCGGGCCACCAACGCGCAGCAGCCGGCGCGCGGCGATGTCTCCGACTTCGACGCGCGGGGCATCGTCTTCGGCCCCGGCCTGGACTCCACGATGCTCGCCGACCGCTACGACACCATCGAGGTGCTGATCGACGACCGGCCGGTGCGACTGGGCGAGGCCGCCCGGATGGGCGAGACGCTGGCCGGCGAGGACGGCTTCTACCTGGACCGGTCGATCGTGCCCGCCCGGCTGCTCGACGGGCCGACCACCGTCGTGGTGCAGCTCCTCCCCGGCGCCGATGCCGCGGCCGTCGGGCGGGCGCTGCGCGCGGCCGGCGCCGCCGATGTCCGCCGGCCGGGAGAGATCACTCCCGCGGAGAATGCCGCGGCCGATGCGGAGAACCGCGGGGTGATGGCGGCGATCGTCGGGCTCGGCAGCGGGTACGCCCTGATCAGCGTGCTCAGCACCCTCGCCATCTCCGTCGGCCAGCGCCGCGGCGAGCTCGCCACCTTACGCCTGGCCGGCCTGACCCGCCGCCAGATCGTCGGCGCCACGGTCGGCGAGGCGCTCGGCGCCATCGCCATCGGGCTGGTGCTCGGCGCCGTGGCAGCGGTCCTCGGCCTGGTCGGGCTGTGGCTGGCGACCGCCCGGGTCTACGGGAGCCCGGTGATCGCGATCCCGTGGTCCCTGCTCGCCGCGATCACCGGGCTGACCGCCCTGCTGACCGCGCTGACGGCCGTGCTGGCGGCGCGCTCGGCGCTGCGCATCCCGGCCATCCGCGCGCTGGGCACGGGCGAGTGA
- a CDS encoding ABC transporter ATP-binding protein, which produces MSRSPASPTALQLDEVTRSYRSGISNLTALDHVTLGCRRGSWTAVMGPSGSGKSTLLNCAAGLDRPDSGRVFLDGTDIAGLGDDALTRLRRDVIGFVFQQFNLVAALTAAQNVALPLRLAGRTDADGVAAEALHLLGLGAHLAHRPRELSGGQQQRVALARAVATTPSILFADEPTGALDSASAGIVLDLLRSLVDEHGQTILMVTHDPLAASRADHVAFLRDGRLVSTLAGADAATIAATLTDLEGAR; this is translated from the coding sequence ATGAGCCGATCACCCGCGTCACCGACCGCCCTGCAACTCGACGAGGTGACCCGCAGCTACCGCTCGGGCATCTCGAACCTGACCGCGCTGGACCACGTCACGCTCGGCTGCCGGCGCGGGTCCTGGACGGCCGTGATGGGCCCGTCCGGGTCCGGCAAATCCACCCTGCTGAACTGCGCCGCCGGCCTGGACCGGCCCGATTCCGGCCGGGTGTTCCTCGACGGCACCGACATCGCCGGCCTCGGGGACGATGCCCTGACCCGGCTGCGCCGCGACGTCATCGGCTTCGTCTTCCAGCAGTTCAACCTGGTGGCCGCGTTGACGGCGGCACAGAATGTCGCGCTTCCGCTGCGGCTGGCCGGGCGTACCGATGCCGATGGGGTGGCCGCCGAGGCACTGCACCTGCTCGGGCTCGGCGCGCATCTCGCGCACAGGCCGCGCGAGCTGTCGGGCGGCCAGCAGCAGCGGGTGGCGCTCGCCCGCGCGGTGGCGACCACGCCCAGCATCTTGTTCGCCGACGAACCGACCGGCGCCCTGGACAGCGCCTCGGCGGGAATCGTTCTCGACCTGCTTCGTTCGCTGGTCGACGAGCACGGGCAGACGATCTTGATGGTCACCCATGATCCGCTCGCCGCCTCCCGGGCCGACCATGTCGCCTTCCTGCGCGACGGACGGCTGGTCAGCACGCTGGCCGGCGCGGACGCCGCGACGATCGCCGCGACCCTGACCGATCTGGAAGGTGCCCGATGA
- a CDS encoding sensor histidine kinase yields the protein MQRAGSAPEAPPAIGAWRAVLHVGGTSLRVLAALAAVGLLGAPIWLALGRAERGAGAVGALVIAGLVLLGAGLPVIAAVAARSDWRAVAWLLGADPTDGPTIRLTEPRSLVRPLAYTVVLLTLGGAAAVLIAVLVVAAVVALTSPILVAAGDHAVIGPFAVDTAARAVVAVAAALVVLAGLVAVAPPLARAHAAVVRQVLTRPEQRLRRDLATTALSRARLVRAFDVERRRIERDLHDGVQPQLLSVSMTLGLALAAMPADAPGRADVLRAQQQARSTLDALRGFVRNIHPQVLIDHGLVAAVSELADTLPVPITITDRLGDRLPAEVETNLYFCIAELMANVAKHSLAEHAQVELERPAPGRVRVTVRDDGRGGAASNGRVDGGLAGIADRVAALGGSLLIDSPLGGPTIAAITVAAPGKEANR from the coding sequence ATGCAGCGCGCCGGATCCGCCCCCGAGGCGCCACCCGCGATCGGCGCGTGGCGGGCCGTGCTGCACGTCGGTGGCACGTCGCTGCGGGTGCTCGCGGCGCTCGCTGCGGTCGGCCTGCTCGGCGCGCCGATCTGGCTGGCGCTCGGTCGGGCCGAGCGCGGTGCGGGGGCCGTCGGCGCGCTGGTGATCGCCGGTCTGGTCCTGCTCGGGGCGGGGCTGCCCGTGATCGCCGCGGTTGCGGCCCGCTCCGACTGGCGCGCTGTGGCGTGGCTGCTCGGCGCCGATCCGACCGACGGCCCGACGATCCGGTTGACCGAGCCGCGCAGCCTGGTCCGGCCGTTGGCCTACACGGTCGTGCTGTTGACCCTCGGCGGCGCCGCGGCCGTGCTGATCGCGGTCCTGGTGGTGGCCGCGGTGGTCGCCCTGACCAGCCCGATCCTGGTGGCGGCGGGCGATCACGCCGTGATCGGGCCGTTCGCCGTGGACACGGCGGCGCGCGCCGTGGTGGCGGTCGCCGCCGCGCTCGTCGTCCTGGCTGGGCTGGTCGCCGTCGCGCCGCCCCTCGCCCGCGCGCACGCCGCCGTGGTGCGGCAGGTCCTGACCCGGCCCGAACAACGCCTGCGGCGCGACCTGGCGACGACCGCGCTGTCCCGCGCGCGGCTGGTCCGCGCCTTCGATGTCGAGCGCCGGCGGATCGAGCGCGATCTGCACGACGGGGTCCAACCCCAGTTGCTGTCGGTCAGCATGACCCTGGGCCTGGCGCTCGCGGCCATGCCCGCGGACGCGCCGGGCCGCGCGGACGTGCTGCGCGCGCAGCAGCAGGCACGTAGCACGCTCGATGCGCTGCGCGGCTTCGTCCGCAACATCCACCCGCAGGTGCTGATCGATCACGGACTTGTCGCCGCGGTGAGCGAGCTTGCCGACACCTTGCCCGTGCCGATCACGATCACCGACCGGCTGGGCGACCGGCTGCCCGCCGAGGTCGAGACCAACCTCTACTTCTGCATCGCCGAGCTGATGGCCAATGTCGCCAAGCACAGCTTGGCCGAGCACGCCCAGGTGGAGCTGGAGCGGCCGGCTCCCGGCCGGGTCCGGGTCACGGTCCGCGACGACGGCCGCGGCGGCGCGGCGAGCAACGGCCGCGTCGACGGGGGACTGGCCGGGATCGCGGACCGGGTCGCGGCCCTCGGCGGCAGCCTGCTGATCGATTCCCCGCTCGGCGGGCCCACCATCGCCGCGATCACCGTCGCCGCCCCGGGGAAGGAGGCGAACCGATGA
- a CDS encoding response regulator transcription factor — translation MTEPITVVIAEDNALLREGLAGLLDRGGFRVLAAVGNADELLRACRALAPDLVITDVRMPPDHRAEGLAAAVLLRAENPDLPVVVLSQYVEQSYVADLLDSSGRGGIGYLLKDRVSDVADFGETLRRVHAGGTAVDPEVIGQLLRRRRDPLERLTAREREVLAEMAQGHSNAAIARRLFVSDAAVVKHIGNIMMKLDLPPNDDQNRRVAAVLAYLRGPAG, via the coding sequence ATGACCGAACCGATCACGGTCGTGATCGCCGAGGACAATGCCCTGCTGCGCGAGGGGCTGGCCGGGCTCCTGGACCGCGGCGGCTTCCGGGTCCTCGCGGCCGTCGGGAACGCAGACGAGCTGCTCCGCGCCTGCCGGGCCCTCGCCCCGGACCTGGTGATCACCGATGTCCGGATGCCGCCGGACCACCGCGCCGAGGGGCTGGCCGCCGCGGTGCTGCTGCGCGCGGAGAATCCCGACCTGCCGGTCGTGGTGCTGAGCCAGTACGTGGAGCAGAGCTACGTCGCCGACCTGCTGGACAGCTCCGGCCGGGGCGGCATCGGCTATCTGCTGAAGGACCGGGTGAGCGATGTCGCGGATTTCGGCGAGACGCTGCGCCGCGTGCACGCCGGCGGGACCGCCGTGGATCCGGAGGTGATCGGACAGTTGCTGCGGCGCCGCCGGGATCCGCTGGAACGCCTCACCGCGCGCGAGCGGGAGGTATTGGCGGAGATGGCGCAGGGGCATTCCAATGCCGCCATCGCCCGCCGGTTGTTCGTCTCCGACGCGGCGGTGGTCAAGCACATCGGCAACATCATGATGAAGCTCGACCTGCCGCCGAACGACGACCAGAACCGCCGCGTCGCGGCGGTCCTGGCGTACCTGCGCGGGCCGGCCGGCTGA
- a CDS encoding heme o synthase — MSQIEVAERSAQAAARPAGRARTRDILGAYVSLTKPRIIELLLITTVPAMFLAQRGIPPLGLVAVTMIGGFLAAASANVFNCVLDRDIDQRMRRTRRRPMPRHQVTPSNAVIFGGILGIAATAVLWIGANPLSAVLALLANAFYVFVYTLWLKRSSSQNVVWGGIAGCFPPLIGWTAVTDSVALTPILLFAIVFFWTPPHTWALAFRYRDDYAAAGVPMLPVVMDAPRVAVRILLYSVVTVAVSLAVWPVAGTGWLYPAVAGAAGAIFLAEAVALLVRARRGRRDAALKPMRLFHWSNSYLALVFLAAAIDPVIFG, encoded by the coding sequence GTGAGCCAGATCGAGGTTGCCGAGCGCTCGGCGCAGGCCGCGGCGCGTCCGGCCGGCCGGGCCCGCACGCGCGACATTCTCGGCGCCTACGTCTCGCTGACCAAGCCGCGGATCATCGAGCTGTTGCTGATCACCACGGTTCCCGCGATGTTCCTCGCCCAGCGCGGCATCCCGCCCCTGGGGCTGGTCGCGGTGACCATGATCGGCGGGTTCCTGGCCGCCGCGAGCGCCAATGTCTTCAACTGCGTGCTGGACCGCGACATCGACCAGCGGATGCGGCGTACCCGCCGTCGGCCGATGCCGCGCCACCAGGTCACACCGAGCAATGCGGTGATCTTCGGCGGGATCCTCGGGATCGCCGCGACCGCCGTGCTGTGGATCGGTGCCAATCCGCTGTCCGCGGTGCTCGCGCTCCTCGCCAATGCGTTCTACGTGTTCGTCTACACGCTGTGGCTGAAGCGCAGCTCCTCCCAGAACGTCGTCTGGGGCGGCATCGCCGGCTGCTTCCCGCCGCTGATCGGCTGGACCGCCGTCACCGACTCGGTCGCGCTGACCCCGATCCTGCTGTTCGCGATCGTCTTCTTCTGGACCCCGCCGCACACCTGGGCGCTGGCCTTCCGCTACCGCGACGACTACGCGGCCGCGGGCGTACCGATGCTGCCGGTGGTGATGGACGCGCCGCGGGTGGCCGTGCGGATCCTGCTCTATTCCGTCGTCACCGTCGCCGTCTCCCTGGCCGTCTGGCCGGTGGCCGGCACCGGCTGGCTCTACCCGGCCGTCGCGGGCGCCGCCGGCGCGATCTTCCTCGCCGAGGCGGTGGCGCTGCTGGTCCGGGCCCGCCGTGGTCGCAGGGATGCGGCACTGAAGCCGATGCGACTGTTCCACTGGTCGAACAGCTACCTGGCGCTGGTCTTCCTCGCTGCCGCCATCGATCCGGTGATCTTCGGCTGA